Proteins from a single region of Haloterrigena alkaliphila:
- a CDS encoding acyl-CoA carboxylase subunit beta, which yields MTDRHDAAVEDLIEYVESEKAAVSDAGREDDIASQHEHGKLTARERVDYLCDSDSFDEIGTLAAPAPTTPETADWGREDAPADGIISGIGEIDGRPIAVAATDFTVKGGSIGHTGGSKLRRVMRLGLEQGYPVILLHDGGGHRIQEGLDARPTAQGDGGLTTLQTKLSGWVPTVSAMMGPGFAASTNWAAMSDFVPIVRGTGTMGVAGPSLVNAALGTDLSKQELGGADFQTAETGVASLACADDEACLDAIRRYLSYLPRNAQADPPVEDDPTPPTDEMRERLLEEMPADPKKGYDIYTIVDGVVDRESFFEIRPTYAQNIVTGLARIDGRPVSVVANNPRVKAGTIDTAASDKASHFASVCDAFGLPIVLLADVPGILPGPDSERDGVARHSAKLPYELNRATVPTCSVVLRRGYGYGYVAMGGGRSLENDLAVAWPTAEIAAMGIEGAVDVAYSRVYENAEDPEAKRQELIDEFIDRTGPVRAAEAVGIDGVIDPRETRDRIRRALERSGPEHEESWPPKKHSINPM from the coding sequence ATGACCGATAGGCACGACGCCGCCGTCGAGGACCTGATCGAGTACGTCGAGTCCGAGAAGGCGGCCGTCTCGGACGCGGGCCGCGAGGACGACATCGCGAGCCAACACGAGCACGGGAAGCTGACCGCCCGCGAACGAGTCGACTACCTCTGTGACTCCGACAGCTTCGACGAGATCGGGACGCTCGCGGCGCCGGCGCCGACCACGCCCGAGACGGCCGACTGGGGGCGCGAGGACGCTCCCGCAGACGGCATTATCTCGGGGATCGGCGAGATCGACGGTCGCCCGATCGCCGTCGCGGCCACAGACTTCACCGTCAAGGGCGGCTCGATCGGCCACACCGGTGGCTCGAAGCTCCGGCGGGTGATGCGACTGGGCTTAGAGCAGGGCTACCCCGTCATCCTGCTCCACGACGGCGGCGGCCACCGCATTCAGGAGGGACTCGATGCTCGCCCGACCGCGCAGGGCGACGGCGGCCTGACGACGCTGCAGACGAAACTCTCGGGCTGGGTGCCGACCGTCTCGGCGATGATGGGCCCCGGCTTCGCCGCGTCGACCAACTGGGCGGCGATGTCGGACTTCGTCCCGATCGTTCGGGGAACGGGAACGATGGGGGTCGCCGGCCCCTCGCTCGTGAACGCGGCGCTCGGGACCGACCTCTCGAAGCAGGAACTCGGCGGCGCCGACTTCCAGACCGCCGAGACGGGAGTGGCCTCGCTCGCCTGCGCGGACGACGAGGCCTGCCTCGACGCGATCCGGCGGTACCTCTCTTACCTCCCGCGGAACGCGCAGGCAGACCCGCCCGTCGAGGACGACCCGACGCCGCCGACCGACGAGATGCGAGAGCGACTGCTCGAGGAGATGCCGGCTGACCCGAAGAAAGGGTACGATATCTATACGATCGTCGACGGCGTCGTCGATCGCGAGTCGTTCTTCGAGATACGGCCGACCTACGCACAGAACATCGTCACCGGCCTCGCGCGGATCGACGGTCGACCCGTCAGCGTCGTCGCGAACAATCCGCGAGTCAAGGCCGGAACGATCGATACTGCGGCCTCGGACAAGGCCTCGCACTTCGCGAGCGTCTGCGACGCGTTCGGCCTGCCGATCGTCCTGCTGGCCGACGTCCCCGGCATCCTGCCGGGCCCCGACTCCGAGCGCGACGGCGTCGCCCGCCACTCGGCGAAGCTTCCGTACGAACTCAACCGGGCGACGGTGCCCACCTGCAGCGTCGTCCTCCGCCGGGGGTACGGCTACGGCTACGTCGCCATGGGCGGCGGCCGTTCGCTCGAGAACGATCTCGCCGTCGCGTGGCCGACCGCCGAGATCGCCGCCATGGGGATCGAGGGCGCCGTCGACGTCGCCTACAGCCGCGTCTACGAGAACGCCGAGGACCCCGAGGCCAAGCGGCAGGAACTGATCGACGAGTTCATCGATCGCACGGGCCCCGTCCGGGCCGCCGAGGCGGTCGGAATCGACGGCGTGATCGACCCGCGGGAGACGCGCGATCGGATTCGACGGGCGCTCGAGCGCAGCGGCCCCGAGCACGAGGAGTCGTGGCCGCCGAAGAAGCACTCGATCAACCCGATGTGA
- a CDS encoding gamma-glutamylcyclotransferase family protein: MLVFVYGTLTDPDQVAALLESGPGEYAFAGPATLEGLHRVEGEYPTLAPGGSVEGRLLAVDDAALERLDRYEGVDRGLYVRVAVPRVDGASVQTYVGDPARLGAEVSRGWPDAGSFRNAVRDYIVGHSVTVRTLE; the protein is encoded by the coding sequence GTGCTGGTTTTCGTCTACGGGACGCTGACCGACCCGGACCAGGTCGCCGCGCTGCTCGAGAGCGGTCCCGGCGAGTACGCGTTCGCCGGCCCGGCGACGCTCGAGGGACTCCACCGCGTCGAGGGTGAGTACCCGACGCTCGCGCCCGGCGGCAGCGTCGAGGGTCGACTGCTCGCGGTCGACGACGCCGCGCTCGAGCGACTCGATCGGTACGAGGGGGTCGATCGCGGCCTGTACGTCCGGGTGGCCGTCCCGCGGGTCGACGGCGCGTCGGTTCAGACCTACGTCGGTGACCCGGCCCGACTCGGGGCGGAGGTCAGTCGGGGGTGGCCGGATGCGGGGTCGTTTCGCAACGCCGTCCGCGACTATATTGTGGGTCACTCTGTCACGGTACGAACTCTCGAATGA
- the ilvA gene encoding threonine ammonia-lyase, whose product MLELEAIREARERVRETSRHTPLEHSHTYSSMTGADVRLKLENFQRTGAFKIRGATNRIATLSEEQKDAGVVTASAGNHAQGVALAATRSGVDSKIVMPEHAPISKVKATKNYGAEVVLSGRDYDAAAERAHEIEREEGRTYVHAFDDEYVMAGQGTIGLEILEDCPEVETVVVPIGGGGLISGIATAIKEQKPDVRVIGVQAAGASSAAASLEKGERVSIDEVDTIADGIATRSIGEETFPYIKEYVDEIVTVSDPEIAVALVYLLERSKTLVEGAGAVPLAAVLFETFDYDDGEVIVPALCGGNIDLNTLTNVIVRGLVETGRYLKIRTVLKDRPGALEDLLDIFTAHRANIYAIHHDRTSREVEMSDTEVEIELEMRGPDHVDAFLADLRDAGYAVEVLA is encoded by the coding sequence ATGCTCGAACTCGAAGCTATTCGCGAGGCGCGCGAGCGTGTCCGGGAGACTTCCCGACACACGCCGCTCGAGCACTCGCACACCTACTCGTCGATGACCGGCGCGGACGTCCGCCTGAAACTGGAGAACTTCCAGCGCACGGGCGCGTTCAAGATCCGCGGCGCGACGAACCGGATCGCGACGCTCTCCGAGGAGCAGAAGGACGCGGGCGTCGTCACCGCTAGTGCGGGCAACCACGCGCAGGGCGTCGCGCTCGCGGCTACCCGGTCGGGCGTCGACTCGAAGATCGTCATGCCCGAGCACGCGCCGATCTCGAAGGTCAAGGCCACGAAGAACTACGGCGCCGAGGTCGTCCTCTCGGGCCGGGACTACGACGCGGCCGCCGAGCGCGCCCACGAGATCGAACGCGAGGAGGGCCGGACCTACGTCCACGCCTTCGACGACGAGTACGTCATGGCCGGCCAGGGAACGATCGGCCTCGAGATCCTCGAGGACTGCCCCGAGGTCGAGACCGTCGTCGTCCCGATCGGTGGCGGGGGCCTCATCAGCGGCATCGCGACCGCGATCAAGGAGCAGAAACCCGACGTCCGCGTCATCGGCGTCCAGGCCGCGGGCGCCTCGAGCGCCGCCGCCTCGCTCGAGAAGGGCGAACGCGTCTCGATCGACGAGGTCGACACCATCGCGGACGGCATCGCCACCCGCAGCATCGGCGAAGAGACCTTTCCGTATATCAAAGAGTACGTCGACGAGATCGTCACCGTCTCCGACCCCGAGATCGCCGTCGCGCTGGTTTACCTGCTCGAGCGCTCGAAGACCCTCGTGGAGGGCGCCGGCGCCGTCCCCCTCGCGGCCGTGCTCTTCGAGACGTTCGACTACGACGACGGCGAGGTCATCGTCCCCGCGCTCTGCGGGGGCAACATCGACCTCAACACCCTCACCAACGTCATCGTCCGCGGCCTCGTCGAGACCGGGCGCTACCTGAAGATCAGGACCGTGTTGAAGGATCGTCCGGGTGCGCTCGAAGACCTCCTCGACATCTTCACCGCCCACCGCGCGAACATCTACGCCATCCACCACGATCGGACCTCCCGCGAGGTCGAGATGAGCGACACCGAGGTCGAGATCGAACTCGAGATGCGCGGCCCCGACCACGTCGACGCCTTCCTCGCGGACCTCCGGGATGCGGGGTACGCGGTCGAGGTGCTGGCCTGA
- a CDS encoding DUF7490 domain-containing protein: MNREYVLAIAALVVVVGALSTLALTGAVSSPDEPETDAAVESGGEVSLTEITISADEITGGTASLAVDTHLEHRGAPVENVTVVHRVTDTKTGLVEDTTERPVETLEDESERVVSSTVAVPRESSYEIETFVYRDGSRIESARQTIDGVDALTPAYADTDVEFHRFGSGPLADVPAIEYSVASTTDDRATLDVSTYLTNTGDEPESGLELEVKARQSESNIVADTATADLSTLEPGTTASPSVDLEVPQEYDYYLDAVLWRDGTIVATDRAVANLGPGALSLEETSDEGGLEVGDFSGADGADRESAADDGARTDDGADEDSSEDGTPGFGVAAAAVALLATIALARRNT, translated from the coding sequence ATGAATCGAGAGTACGTCCTGGCCATCGCCGCGCTGGTGGTCGTGGTCGGGGCGCTGTCGACCCTCGCGCTCACCGGCGCGGTGTCCAGTCCCGACGAGCCGGAGACGGACGCCGCCGTCGAATCCGGTGGCGAGGTGTCGCTGACCGAGATCACGATCAGCGCGGACGAGATCACCGGCGGCACCGCCTCGCTGGCCGTCGACACCCACCTCGAGCACCGGGGCGCCCCCGTCGAGAACGTGACCGTCGTCCACCGGGTGACGGACACGAAGACCGGTCTCGTCGAGGACACCACCGAGCGACCGGTCGAGACCCTCGAGGACGAGTCCGAACGCGTCGTCTCGAGTACGGTCGCGGTCCCTCGAGAGAGCAGCTACGAGATCGAGACGTTCGTCTACCGGGACGGGAGCCGAATCGAGTCGGCCAGGCAGACTATCGACGGCGTCGACGCGCTGACGCCCGCCTACGCCGATACCGACGTCGAGTTCCACCGGTTCGGGAGCGGCCCCCTCGCGGACGTCCCCGCGATCGAGTACTCGGTCGCGTCGACGACCGACGACCGGGCGACCCTCGACGTCTCGACCTACCTTACGAACACCGGCGACGAACCGGAATCCGGGCTCGAACTCGAGGTGAAGGCCCGCCAATCCGAGTCGAACATCGTCGCCGACACTGCGACCGCCGACCTGTCGACGCTCGAACCCGGGACGACCGCCTCGCCGTCCGTCGACCTCGAGGTCCCTCAGGAGTACGACTACTACCTCGACGCGGTCCTCTGGCGCGACGGGACGATCGTCGCGACCGACCGCGCGGTCGCCAACCTCGGCCCGGGCGCGCTGTCGCTCGAGGAGACGAGCGACGAGGGCGGCCTCGAGGTGGGCGACTTCTCCGGCGCTGACGGCGCCGACCGCGAGTCCGCGGCGGACGATGGCGCTCGCACCGACGACGGAGCCGATGAGGACTCGTCCGAGGACGGGACTCCGGGCTTCGGCGTCGCCGCGGCCGCCGTCGCACTGCTCGCAACCATCGCACTCGCACGGAGGAACACATGA